The window CTCGGCAACCCGAACGCCTCGCCGCTCTCGGCGTTCAATATCACCGTAGTCGGCCTGTTCTTCGCCGCCGCCTACGTCGTCACGGACGATCTCGGGATCCCGATCGGCATCCACGTCACCTGGAACTTCTCGCTGTCCTCGGTCTACGGGTTCCCCGTCAGCGGCATCACCGTGCCGGCGACGCTCGTGGACGTCCGCGAGACCGGCCCGGACCTGATCACCGGCGGCGGGTTCGGCCCCGAGGCGGGGCTTGTGGTGTACCTCGCGCTCGCCGCCGCCGCCGCGGTCACCTGGTGGTGGGTGGCCCGCGAGGACGGCGCCGTCCGGTTCCGCGAGGGCGTCGCCGTCCCCGAGTTGCGTCGCGGCCGGGACGTCGACCGCGAAGAGTGACGGAGCGGCCGTCACCCAGCCGGCGAACCGCGGCGGATAAGTGCACTCGTACCCTGGATTCGCGCATGAACTACCGCGAACTAGGCACGTCCGGCGTCGAGGTCTCCGAGGTCGGGTTCGGCGCGTGGGTCGTCGGCACGGACTGGTGGGGCGACCGCTCGCGCGACCAGGCCGTCGAGATGGTCCAGCACGCGCTCGAGGAGGGCGTCACGTTCTTCGACACGGGCGACGTGTACGGCCACGGCGACAGCGAGGAGATCATCGGCGACGCCCTGGGCGAGCACCGCGACGAGGTGACCGTCTCCACGAAGGTCGGCTACGACTTCTACAACAACCCCCAGGCCGGCCACGGCGAACTGCCCAAGCGGATGGACGGCGAGTGGGTCCGCGAGGCCTTCGACCGCTCGCTGGACCGGCTGGACTTCGACTACGTCGACCTCCTGATGCTGCACAACGCCAACGTCGGCGAGGTCGACGAGGACGTCCTCGAGACGCTCGACGAACTGCGCGAGGAGGGGAAGGTCGAGGCCGTGGGCTGGGCGCTGGGCCCCTCGATCGGCTGGCTCGCCGAGGGCGAGGCCGCCGTCGCCGAGGAGTTCGACGCGCTCCAGACCGTCTTCAACGTCTTCGAGCAGACGCCGGGCAGGCACTTCATCGACGAGATCCGAGAGACCGGCTCGGACACCTCCGTCCTCGCTCGCGTCCCCCACTCCTCGGGCCTGCTGAACGAGCAGGTCACGCCCGACACGGAACTCGGCGAGGGCGACCACCGCTCGCACCGCCCCGAGGAGTGGTACGAGACCGGCTGGGAGAAACTGGAGTCGATCCGCTTCCTCGAGCGGGACGGCGAACGCACGATGGGCCAGGCCGCCATCCAGTGGCTGCTCGCCCACGACGAGGTCGCCAGCGTCACGCCCACCTTCCGGACGACCGACGACGTCGACGAGTGGGCCGCCGCGTCCGAGACGCCGCCGCTCAGCGACGAGGAGTACGAGCGCGTCCAGGACCTCCACGACGACAACTTCGGCGTCGACCGCTACGACGGCATGGACTCGCTGCGCTCCTCCGTCGGCGGCGAGGATCTAGACGGAACGGGGAAGAAGTCCGCCGGTGACTGATCGGGCGGAGCGACGGCGGAGCCCGCGGTCACCGGCGGAAGGCAGGGGACTGACCGGGCGGAGCGACGGCTGACCCGCGGTCACCGGCGGAAGGCAGGGGACTGATCGGGCGGAGCGACGGCTGACCCGCGGTCACCGGCGGAAGGCGGGTGACTGACCGGGCGGAGCGACCGTTCTCTCGGGTCGACGACCGGTTTCGACCCCTCCGTTTCGACTAGAGTCCGGTCGCAGTCGTGCGATTCTGACGCGAATATCGCACTTCCACTGCGCCCCGTCAGACGGTCGCACGACGGGGGACGGTGACGGGTTCGACCGGAAACGGAGGGGTTTGACGGGCGGCGCCGGATCGACGGATCACGCGTTCGGGCGGTCGACGCCGGGAGACTCGTATCACTCGTCTTCCGAGCCTCTGCTCACTGCATTCGTCCCTCGAGCCCCCGGTCGCTGTCGCTCCCGAGGACACAGGCGAACTCGAAGCGGGCGCCGCCCGCGTCGCTCTCGGTGACGGCCACGTCCCAGTTGTGGGCCTCGGCGACGGTGCGGACGATGGACAGCCCCAGTCCGGTCCCCTCGTCGTCGGTCGAGTAGCCGGACTCGAACACGTGCTCGCGCTCGTCTTCGGGGATGCCGGGGCCGTCGTCGGCCACGTAGAAGCCGCGGCCGTCCTCGAGGCGGTCGACGGTGACGGCGACGTCGGGACCGCCGTGCTCCACGGCGTTGCGGAACAGGTTCTCCAGCAGCTGGCGCAGGCGGCCGGCGTCGGCGAGCACGCACCCCTCCGCGGGCACCGACAGCGCCGCCTCGTCGGCGTCGATCACGTCCCAGGCCTCGCTGGCGAGGGTCTGGAGTTCGGTCGGCTCGGGGTCGCTGACGGCCTCGCCGTGGCGCGCAAGGGTCAGGACGTCCTCGATCAGCGAGTCCATCCGCTCCAGCGAGCGCTCGATGGCGTCGAAGTGCTCCGGATCGCCGGTCTCGCGGGCGAAGTCGATCCGGCCCAGCGCCACGCCGAGCGGGTTCCGGAGGTCGTGG of the Halomicrobium salinisoli genome contains:
- a CDS encoding aldo/keto reductase translates to MNYRELGTSGVEVSEVGFGAWVVGTDWWGDRSRDQAVEMVQHALEEGVTFFDTGDVYGHGDSEEIIGDALGEHRDEVTVSTKVGYDFYNNPQAGHGELPKRMDGEWVREAFDRSLDRLDFDYVDLLMLHNANVGEVDEDVLETLDELREEGKVEAVGWALGPSIGWLAEGEAAVAEEFDALQTVFNVFEQTPGRHFIDEIRETGSDTSVLARVPHSSGLLNEQVTPDTELGEGDHRSHRPEEWYETGWEKLESIRFLERDGERTMGQAAIQWLLAHDEVASVTPTFRTTDDVDEWAAASETPPLSDEEYERVQDLHDDNFGVDRYDGMDSLRSSVGGEDLDGTGKKSAGD